The DNA segment GTCGTTCTTAGTATGCTAAGATCTATAACATCTCCTTTGATACCCCCTACCTCAACTCTATCACCAGCTTTATACATATCCCCCGTTGTAATTGTTATAAATCCAGCAACACTAGCTATAACTTCTTTTAAGGCAAAAGCAATTCCTGCACTAGCTACTCCTAATGTTAAGGTTACACCTCTTATGTCTTCTAAAAATACTATTACTATAAGTATAATTCCTAAAATATAAGAAAATAAATTTATAAATTTTCTAGTTTTATATCTATTATCAGACTGCTTTATATATGTATTTAATCTTTTTTTCATAAACCGAGTTATAATACTTAAAAATAAAATAATTAAACATGATATTACTATTTTTTGTATAATTGGATTGTTAAATATTTCTTTTACCTGATTAATCATTTATATCCTCCTTTTTTATATTATATATTTATATACCCTATATAATTAAGTTTTAATTTGATTATATACATATTCATAGGGGTAAAATATTATTAAAGAATAAAAGGAGACGATATTATGAGTATAGAATTAAAAATTTATTATGATTATGTTTGACCATTTTGTTATATAGGCTTAGGTATAGTCGAAAAATTAAAAGAAGAATATCCAATCAATGATATCTGGATACCTTATGAATTAAATCCTGATACTCCCAAAGAAGGAACATCTCTTAAAAATAAATTTAGTCAAGAAAAATTAGAAAAAATGAAAAAAGAAATAGAAAGAAAGGCAAATACAGTAGATATAGAAATTTATGATTTAGAATTTACTTCTAACTCACATAATGCGTTTAAGGTTTCTGAATGGGCTGAAACTTCTAACAAATTTAAGGATTTTCATAGAAGGGTATATGAAGCTAATTTTAGAGAAGGTCAAAATATTTATGATAAAGAAGTTTTAGCAATACTTGGAGAAGATGTAGGGTTGAAAAAAGAAAATGTATATAATGCAATAGATAGCATAAAATATGAAGAAAACCTTAAAGAATATAAAAAAGAAACAACTAAAAAAAATATTGATACTACTCCTACTTTTATAATAAATAACGAAAAAGTCGTAATAGGCACACAACCTTTGGATTATTTTAGAAAAATATTTGATAAAATAAACATCTAGTAATATTACTAGATGTTTATTCTACTTATTCATCAATTTTATCAATTCTGGAGCTATTAAAACATTATAATCATATCCAGTTTGTTTTACTTTTTCTTCTTCATTTTCAAAGCCTATAATAACTCTTTTAGAATTATCTTTAAAGAATATTAATATTTTAAATTTCATTTCACCTTCTTCAAGATTAATGTCATCTATCATACTTTTATTATAAGCATTTATTATGTCTTGAACTTCTTCATCTGAAGCTACATATTTTTTAAAATTATTCTTACTATTTATAATCTCAATTCTATCTACATTTTTTATGTCTATATTTTTCTCTTGTTCGACACCTTTAGGCATAGTTTTAGAAGCTTCATCCTTAATATTATTTTCTATATTAGTTTCTTGATCACATGATATAAATATAACCATAATAACAGATATAAATAATAATAATATAATTTTTTTCATATATTACATCTCCTAAAATCTAGTTATTATATTTCCAAAGACTATTATTATCTGTCGATATATTAATAATTAGATTTTCCTTTTCTAATTCTTGCAATAAGTTAATAGCATATTTTAACTTTTTCCCTTTAAATATAGCTTCATTAATATTATGTGTTGAAAAAGCCTTTTCTTCTTTATAAACATACTCAATAATTTTTATTTTATCTAATTTTCTTTTTCTAAAAAGATAAAAAGTAATCAATGTCACAATAAAAAGTAATATTATTAATAATCCAATAAAAGCAAAAAAGTTTATAATATTAGTCATAATTTCTATACTCTTTCAGATATTATTATTCCAATTAATCCTGGTCCTGTATGCACTACTAAAACAGGACTTATTTGAGTAAAAGTGGTGGAAACTACATTTTTAAGTTGTTTAATATTATCAAGAAGTTTCATTCCCTCATCATAAGCATTACCATGAGCTACAGCTACATTAATTTTATTATTTTGTGATTTTTCTTTTACAATATTATATAAGGATTTTATAGATCTGTTTCTTCCTCTTACTTTCTTATAAGTATAATAAGTTCCTTCTTTGTTTATTGAGATAATTGGTTTTATTTTTAATAACTCTCCTATAGTCCCTTCAACTCTACCAATTCTTCCACCTTTTTTTAGATATTCTAATGTTTCTACTACATAAAATGTCTCAGTTTTAGATATTACATTTCTTATCTTTTGAATAGTTTTATAATAATCATTAGTTCTCTCTAATTCTTTTGCACCTTCTAAAACAGGATAACCTAGTCCCATACTTAAGGATTTAGAATCAATTATTTCTATTTGTAATCCTTCTACTATATCCTTAGCATTTTTCATCATATTTATTGTTCCACTTAGCCCACCTGAAATAGTTGTAACTATAATATGAGTATAGTTTTCATTTTTCAACGCTTCAAATAATTCAATACAATCTCCTAATGAAGGTAAAGAAGTTTTAGGAATTTCTTCATCAAATCTTTCATATATATCTTCTGGTGTTATATCAACTTTATCTTTATATTCACCATCAGAATAAATTACTTTTAAAGGCATTATTTTTATGCTATATTTATCTATCAGATCTTTTGGTAAATCACAAGTAGAATCTGTTACTAAAGCAATTTTATTCATAGCAGAACTCCTTTCATTTATTTGTATTGTTTAATTATAGCATATAATCAATTTCTGTACATATTTAAAAACTAAACTCAATAATTTCTTTCACCTTAAAAGGGTAATCCGTTATTATACCATCAATATCATATTTTAAAACTTCTTTAATATCTGTTTCACTATTAACAGTATATACCCATATTTTTCTATTATTATCTCTAGCATGTCTTACAATTTTATTAGAAAGCATATTTTGATCAATTGTATAAAAATCTACATCTAAATAAGATAAGTCCCCTGCTGCAATATACATCACTTGACCTATTTTTATATTTGGATTTAAATCTCTTACTATTTTTAGAAGTCTATTGTCAAAAGATTGTATATATACACTATCTACCATATTATTCTTTTCTATTATCTCTATAGTTTTTCTTACTAGCTCTTTTTTAGGACCATAAGATTTTAATTCAACTATTACATTCATCTTACCTTTTACTTCCTTTAATGCTTCATCTAATGTAGGAATTTTTTCTCCTTCATATTCATTGGAATATGAAGAGCCTATATCAACTTTAGATAACTCATTATAATTAAGTTGAGATACACTTTCACTTAAGCCTGCAAGTCTTCTAAGACTTATATCATGGTATAACACTACTTCTTTATCTTTTGTGAGTTGTACATCAACTTCTATATAATTGATCTCTTTAGTTAACGCTGTTCTTATTGCGCTAAGGGAATTCTCAGGAGTAGTTACAGTATTGCTCCTATGAGCAGCTATCATAATATCTCGACCTAGATATATAGTTTCTTTATTAAAAAAGTAATTCACATTAAATGTAATTGTAATAGCTATAAATAATATAAAAGTTAATATATATCTTTTATTATATATAATCTTATAAAATCTTTTTTCCATATTTTTGAATTTGTCATTTCTATATGCATTTAAAGTATCACTAACATTTGATGTAAAACTTTGTATGCGTGAATAATACAGTCTAGTTAAAAATATTACGTTTGTAGGTACGAACATAGATAAAAATATATAGGTTATATAACTTGAAAAAGTTATAAATAATTCATCTATATAATTACTATCTATTATTGACCCAAGTTTATTAGCTATAAATGTAATAAAAGACACTATCAAAAAACCAGAGAATAAAACTAATCCATTGTATAAAATTAGTTTTAAAAATATTTTTATTTCTCTATCATCAGTTAATTTCCAACTGTGCTTTATTGATTTTAATATTGTTTTATTTTCAATAATAATAGCATGGAAAGTAAAAATCAGTCTTAAAAAAATATATAATACTGAAACTAAAATTGAAATATATATAACTAAATCAAATTTAGAATTTATAATACTTCTTCTTACATACAATGGCAAATTTAAATCTTTAGCTAAAACATTTGAAATAGGTAATTCTACAAATGGTGTTAATAAAAGCAATAAAAGAACGAGAGGCAAAATACCTAAGCTTAACATCCTAGGTATTTTAATAACAGTAGTTACAAATGAATTCAATATAGATATATCTTTACCAAAATATTGTTTTTGTGATATTGTAATTAATACTCCATATTCAATAAATATAAAAATAATAAATAATATAGAAATAAATATTAATCCAATTATCCCTTCGTATGAAAGAACTGTTTTAAACACATCACTATTAATTAATGATCTAGAACCTATTTTAATTAATAACCTTCCAACTATATATGAAATAATAGGGACAAATAAAAAAGAAGTTATTATAGTATGTATAATTTCAAATAAAATATATTTCTTATAAACTTTCTTAAAATCTTTAAAACTATTTTTAAACATTCTGATCATAAAATTTCATTCCTTTAACTTTAAAAATATAATATATTATATTCCAATTATAAAGAATAATTTACTTTTATAGAGAAAAGGCAATTGGAATATAAAAGTCCAATTGCCTTATTTTATTCTTGTGCTTTTATTTCTCCTGTAACTTCACTTTCTGTTTCTAGTGTAAAAGAATTTTTATATTCTTCAGTAGAAAAATATAAATTCCCATCTATCTTTGCATCTGATAATGTAAATCCATCAGATTCAACATATACATCACCTACAAAAGTTCCACCTTGAAAATTAGTATTTGGACTTTTGATTGTTAATTTTGGAGCTGTTATTGTGAATCTATCAGTAATGTTACGATCTTCATCTTGTGTATAAGGAGCTAACTTACGATATAATTCATTCTCAGAATCTCCTTTATCATAAAATTCTCCTTCTACTACTAAATCTTCTTCAAAAGTTAAATCATTTAATGTTGCTATTATCCAAGTACCATCAGCACTAATAGCTTCTTTAAAGGCAGATTCTTCATTTACTATAGATGGAGTAGTTGTAGCATCTGTATCTTCATCTACTGTATCTTTATCTGTTGCACCTTCATCTTCTACAGGTGTTTGTTCATCTTGCACATCATCTGTTGTATCATTATTATCATCTCCACAACCAGATAAAAGTGCAACTGCCAACACTAATGATATTAATAACGCTTTAATCTTCAATTTAAAACTCCTCCTTTGTCATTTTAAACTTACTAATTATACTACCCAATTACATTAATTTTAAAACGTATTGATTACTATATTTTAATATTAATTTTATAACTTTATAAATAAGTAATATTAATAATAAAATCTAATGATAATGAGAATACATATAAGTAAAAAATTAGCGTTATAAATTAAAAAAGTAGATTATAAAGAGTCCACATTCCTAATCCAAATGTAACAACTACTGAAATCATTCCCATAACATTTTGAAAAATATTATTTTTATATTTACCTAAAGTTTTATTATTAGATGTAATTACAAATAATATAGCAATAAAAGGTAGAAAAAAACCACTAGTTGCTTGGGCAAAAATAATAATCTGAGTTGGGCGTGCACCAAACATAGCAAATAATGTTCCAATTACAACAGCAATAACTGATACTATTTTTATCCTAAAATCGTTTTCTTTATTCCA comes from the Senegalia massiliensis genome and includes:
- a CDS encoding DsbA family oxidoreductase, translated to MGLGIVEKLKEEYPINDIWIPYELNPDTPKEGTSLKNKFSQEKLEKMKKEIERKANTVDIEIYDLEFTSNSHNAFKVSEWAETSNKFKDFHRRVYEANFREGQNIYDKEVLAILGEDVGLKKENVYNAIDSIKYEENLKEYKKETTKKNIDTTPTFIINNEKVVIGTQPLDYFRKIFDKINI
- a CDS encoding DegV family protein, with translation MNKIALVTDSTCDLPKDLIDKYSIKIMPLKVIYSDGEYKDKVDITPEDIYERFDEEIPKTSLPSLGDCIELFEALKNENYTHIIVTTISGGLSGTINMMKNAKDIVEGLQIEIIDSKSLSMGLGYPVLEGAKELERTNDYYKTIQKIRNVISKTETFYVVETLEYLKKGGRIGRVEGTIGELLKIKPIISINKEGTYYTYKKVRGRNRSIKSLYNIVKEKSQNNKINVAVAHGNAYDEGMKLLDNIKQLKNVVSTTFTQISPVLVVHTGPGLIGIIISERV
- a CDS encoding glycerophosphoryl diester phosphodiesterase membrane domain-containing protein, translating into MFKNSFKDFKKVYKKYILFEIIHTIITSFLFVPIISYIVGRLLIKIGSRSLINSDVFKTVLSYEGIIGLIFISILFIIFIFIEYGVLITISQKQYFGKDISILNSFVTTVIKIPRMLSLGILPLVLLLLLLTPFVELPISNVLAKDLNLPLYVRRSIINSKFDLVIYISILVSVLYIFLRLIFTFHAIIIENKTILKSIKHSWKLTDDREIKIFLKLILYNGLVLFSGFLIVSFITFIANKLGSIIDSNYIDELFITFSSYITYIFLSMFVPTNVIFLTRLYYSRIQSFTSNVSDTLNAYRNDKFKNMEKRFYKIIYNKRYILTFILFIAITITFNVNYFFNKETIYLGRDIMIAAHRSNTVTTPENSLSAIRTALTKEINYIEVDVQLTKDKEVVLYHDISLRRLAGLSESVSQLNYNELSKVDIGSSYSNEYEGEKIPTLDEALKEVKGKMNVIVELKSYGPKKELVRKTIEIIEKNNMVDSVYIQSFDNRLLKIVRDLNPNIKIGQVMYIAAGDLSYLDVDFYTIDQNMLSNKIVRHARDNNRKIWVYTVNSETDIKEVLKYDIDGIITDYPFKVKEIIEFSF